In one window of Campylobacter sp. DNA:
- a CDS encoding pitrilysin family protein: MRKILLCLLLCAGAFALEWDGAVLRGALPNGFKYYILENSVPKNSAVFYLVVDAGSIDEGPNERGLAHFIEHMSFNGSRDFSKNELIKKLQSLGVKFGADVNAQTGYDSTIYTLNIAVSEENLKDVFKIFASIADGVEFNPLELVKERGVIIEEARSRDTPIARLYERMDEELYGGSAYFNRAPIGDMAVVKSVSAQRIKELYQKIYQPRSMKFIAVGDFKRDKILKLLEQNFSPLKNTNSYARPDMAIPSRQGLKIYNYDTNETSLNSVKISFWEEFAPPSSEANARKILKSELISSLISTIYERAKASEGALLRVNFSRSNLQFQKTIYSFDVAVLGGDFDGAISQALGLIKGLRDSGFDASDFALAKDALISSRYSAFERKKSANSAFFAREILHAVKSGAVLPSAAKQRDLEVKLLREISLEELNLEFRRLTDLGEVHASVFSGSGYNMDEAKFKKLQSGAKAINTHAAHKKVPDSLVSKNLPEGKILSKSFEPRFKFYTYLLENNATVILKPLKTRKDLISFAAVSRGGMSNLAHPGLGSFAAMLSNESGAGEFSNYEISQILSGRQVNYRKNISAFSHGFYGSCGSRDLKWLLEAINLELSSPRVDEKALQNLKIKSLDELARNEKLPGYKFSREFSEFFYGGNARMRPLSAAQIKALNAEELKKIIYDKFSNAASYTFVLSGDFEFKDAEVLIKKYLASLPARGEREDFKDDGIRSLSGRHVFMRNYQNSPRSDVALTAINRSAPHSLENAIKISALASVLQEALRERIREDEGRTYGFSVASSLSRIPYEHSSLHISFSCAPQNTDQILSAIREIFAEIAGGGSDVARHLENFKKSQIITARIARESPEFWNDALVKYALWNEEIADFKTFETIVNSISPKDIAEAAQTYIFDTDETVRINAPKF, from the coding sequence ATGCGAAAAATTTTACTATGTTTACTGCTTTGTGCGGGAGCTTTTGCGCTTGAGTGGGACGGAGCCGTCCTGCGAGGGGCGCTGCCAAACGGGTTTAAATACTATATTTTAGAAAATTCCGTGCCTAAAAATTCCGCCGTTTTCTATCTGGTCGTGGATGCGGGCTCGATCGATGAGGGCCCTAATGAGCGCGGGCTTGCGCACTTCATCGAGCATATGTCCTTTAACGGAAGCCGCGATTTTAGCAAAAACGAGCTCATCAAAAAATTGCAGAGCCTAGGCGTGAAATTCGGCGCCGACGTAAATGCGCAGACTGGCTACGACAGCACGATTTACACGCTTAACATCGCGGTTAGCGAAGAAAATTTAAAGGACGTTTTTAAAATTTTTGCTTCGATTGCGGACGGAGTGGAGTTCAATCCGCTCGAGCTCGTAAAAGAAAGAGGCGTCATAATCGAGGAGGCGCGCAGCCGTGATACGCCGATCGCAAGGCTTTACGAGCGGATGGATGAGGAGCTTTACGGCGGCAGCGCGTATTTTAATCGTGCGCCGATCGGCGATATGGCGGTCGTAAAATCCGTAAGCGCGCAGCGAATCAAGGAGCTTTATCAAAAAATTTACCAGCCCAGGTCTATGAAATTTATAGCCGTGGGTGATTTCAAAAGGGATAAAATTTTAAAACTGCTAGAGCAAAATTTTTCGCCTCTTAAAAATACAAACTCCTACGCCCGCCCGGATATGGCTATTCCGTCTAGGCAGGGTTTGAAAATTTACAATTACGATACGAACGAAACATCGCTAAATTCCGTCAAAATTTCGTTTTGGGAGGAATTTGCGCCCCCAAGCAGCGAGGCGAATGCGAGAAAAATTTTAAAAAGCGAACTTATCTCAAGCCTCATCTCTACGATTTATGAGCGAGCGAAGGCTAGCGAAGGCGCGCTGCTGCGAGTTAATTTTTCCAGATCGAATTTGCAGTTTCAAAAAACGATCTATAGCTTTGACGTCGCCGTTTTAGGCGGAGACTTTGACGGCGCGATCTCGCAGGCGCTCGGGCTAATCAAAGGTCTGCGAGATAGCGGCTTTGATGCGAGCGATTTCGCCCTTGCGAAGGATGCTTTGATCAGCTCGCGGTACAGCGCCTTTGAGCGCAAAAAAAGCGCGAATTCCGCGTTTTTTGCAAGAGAGATTCTTCATGCCGTAAAATCAGGAGCCGTCCTGCCTAGCGCCGCAAAACAGCGGGATTTGGAGGTAAAGCTGCTGCGCGAGATCAGCCTAGAGGAGTTAAATTTAGAATTTAGGCGCCTGACGGATCTGGGCGAGGTGCACGCAAGCGTCTTTAGCGGCTCCGGATACAACATGGACGAGGCTAAATTTAAAAAGCTGCAAAGCGGCGCTAAGGCGATAAATACGCATGCCGCGCATAAAAAGGTACCCGATAGTTTGGTTTCTAAAAACCTGCCTGAGGGCAAAATTTTAAGCAAAAGCTTTGAGCCGCGATTTAAATTTTATACCTACCTGCTTGAAAATAACGCGACCGTGATTTTAAAGCCGCTTAAGACGCGCAAGGATCTCATCTCGTTCGCCGCGGTAAGCAGAGGCGGAATGTCCAATCTGGCGCATCCCGGGCTCGGCAGTTTTGCCGCGATGCTTTCAAACGAAAGCGGCGCAGGCGAGTTTAGCAATTATGAAATTTCGCAAATTTTAAGTGGGCGGCAGGTGAATTACCGCAAAAACATCTCCGCATTTTCGCACGGATTTTACGGAAGCTGCGGCTCGCGGGATCTAAAATGGCTGCTGGAAGCGATAAACTTAGAGCTTAGCTCTCCGCGCGTGGACGAGAAGGCGCTGCAAAATTTAAAGATCAAATCGCTCGATGAGCTTGCGCGAAACGAGAAGCTGCCCGGGTATAAATTTAGCAGGGAATTTAGCGAGTTTTTTTACGGCGGCAATGCGCGAATGCGCCCTCTAAGCGCTGCGCAGATCAAAGCTCTTAACGCGGAAGAGCTAAAAAAGATTATCTATGATAAATTTAGCAACGCCGCATCCTACACTTTCGTACTTAGCGGCGATTTTGAGTTCAAAGACGCCGAAGTCCTCATAAAAAAGTATCTGGCGAGCTTGCCTGCTCGCGGCGAACGCGAGGATTTTAAAGACGATGGAATTCGCAGCTTAAGCGGACGGCACGTTTTTATGCGCAACTATCAGAACTCCCCTAGAAGCGACGTCGCACTTACCGCGATAAACAGATCCGCTCCGCACTCGCTTGAAAATGCAATTAAAATTTCAGCCCTGGCTTCGGTGCTTCAGGAAGCCCTTAGAGAGCGCATCAGAGAGGATGAGGGGCGTACTTACGGCTTTTCGGTTGCTTCGAGCCTAAGCCGCATCCCGTATGAGCACTCGAGCCTTCATATTTCGTTTTCCTGCGCGCCGCAAAATACAGATCAAATTTTATCCGCAATCAGGGAAATTTTTGCAGAAATCGCAGGCGGCGGGTCGGACGTAGCGCGACATCTTGAAAATTTTAAAAAATCTCAGATCATCACGGCTCGCATCGCTCGCGAAAGCCCTGAGTTTTGGAACGACGCGCTCGTAAAATACGCGCTTTGGAATGAGGAGATCGCCGATTTTAAGACCTTTGAAACGATCGTAAATTCCATCTCGCCGAAGGATATCGCGGAGGCCGCGCAGACCTATATTTTTGATACCGATGAAACCGTGAGGATAAATGCGCCGAAATTTTAA
- a CDS encoding TonB-dependent siderophore receptor, producing MIVDFWACKPCKSGAGRNYSVSVKGEEFTQNRCGGGLARSLIVAACLCSLSVAQDSSENNATKSVSTKENPGAQSSAAAINSYKFPEIVVVGNIDSSLTSVGDSYGGTQKIGRTMIESMPSGNGDFVQLLRTNPNVQFSSTNRQSTTLGEISPANISINGAKYWQNNFMLDGANMNNDLDPARNPGGNPTRFSAFDTMNSVSQGMAIDSDFLRSVEVHDSGVSAKYGGFTGGVVEAKTRDPRAGFHGKFSMQHTEDSWTRYHIYGDEQSFENSATPLNQPRFDKWITRLNLEGTVTEDLGLMFGYTNTRSKIPLKAYDRRYNADTTITERVQRRNIDNYFLKALWYASDRLTITPSVTYAPERNKMFNDHIKDSYADMKSGGLNLALKTDYDGDFARFNQILSYSKLESSRDAENEYYRAWQYSNVKNWGSKIYDASAIEGGFGDLDQTQKSFSYNGDLEFNEFDLGGSKHRFITGFEFKKQEAKFNVKKEFMTAGGIAPLPAGVNTCDPNDELCSIDDSFARRGRSGQFFTRKSYYKGNTKVDMKSLAVYLEDEIKIGDLTLRPGVRLNRDDYMKQTTAAPRFNSYYDIFGDGDSILSFGANRYYGRNLFTYKLREGREGLATTYTRPRNAYTQNWTQLPKDPSLTKFNELRVPYEDELVFGAKQKLGNFEFFGKYVSRKGRDQIIKSTRRDLGLAPNPNYQNNYQTFTNDGRSENKILTFGVKTIDDYEAFGTLNGFELGFEHIKMKTNNTLYDISLDRETLEDEKIVEYDGRLMRLSELPAQDYARPWTASLNIITKIPSYGISVNNFLSFKGSQEAIARTGRTPAGKYPARYDKYEKVNLGKSYSWDARIGYAKKMAGEVEFFTNLDIYNVLNKRNKARLSSDTSLDLVYEAGRQFWLEAGIRW from the coding sequence ATGATTGTCGATTTTTGGGCCTGTAAGCCATGTAAAAGCGGCGCAGGCCGCAATTATTCCGTTTCCGTAAAAGGCGAGGAATTTACTCAAAATCGCTGCGGGGGGGGGCTTGCGCGCTCCTTAATAGTCGCAGCGTGCCTTTGCAGTCTAAGCGTCGCGCAGGATTCGTCTGAAAATAACGCGACTAAGAGCGTTTCTACCAAAGAAAACCCAGGCGCGCAGAGCTCCGCTGCGGCGATAAATAGTTATAAATTCCCCGAAATAGTCGTCGTCGGCAATATCGACTCGAGCCTGACGAGCGTCGGCGATAGCTACGGCGGCACGCAAAAAATAGGCAGAACGATGATCGAGTCGATGCCTAGCGGCAACGGCGACTTCGTGCAGCTTTTGCGTACCAATCCAAATGTGCAATTCAGCTCCACAAACCGCCAGAGCACGACGCTCGGCGAGATCAGCCCCGCAAATATCAGCATCAACGGCGCGAAGTATTGGCAAAACAACTTTATGCTTGACGGCGCGAATATGAATAACGATCTCGATCCCGCTAGAAATCCCGGCGGCAATCCTACGCGCTTTTCGGCGTTTGATACGATGAATTCCGTCTCGCAAGGTATGGCGATCGATAGCGACTTTTTACGAAGCGTAGAGGTGCACGATAGCGGCGTTTCCGCCAAATACGGCGGATTTACCGGCGGCGTAGTGGAGGCTAAGACGCGAGATCCGCGTGCGGGCTTTCATGGCAAATTTTCGATGCAGCACACCGAGGATAGCTGGACTAGATACCATATCTACGGCGATGAACAGAGCTTTGAAAACTCCGCTACTCCGCTAAATCAGCCGAGATTCGATAAGTGGATCACGAGATTAAATTTAGAGGGCACCGTTACCGAGGATTTGGGCTTGATGTTCGGCTACACAAATACTAGAAGTAAAATTCCGCTCAAGGCCTACGACAGAAGATACAACGCCGATACGACCATCACCGAGCGAGTTCAGAGGCGAAATATTGACAACTACTTCCTAAAGGCGCTCTGGTATGCAAGCGACCGCCTAACTATCACGCCGAGCGTAACCTACGCGCCCGAGCGAAACAAGATGTTTAACGACCACATCAAGGACTCCTACGCCGATATGAAATCGGGCGGTTTAAATTTAGCGCTTAAAACCGACTACGACGGCGATTTTGCTAGATTTAATCAAATTTTATCCTACAGCAAGCTGGAGAGTTCGCGCGATGCGGAGAATGAATATTACAGGGCTTGGCAATACTCAAACGTAAAGAATTGGGGTAGTAAAATTTACGATGCTTCGGCGATAGAGGGCGGCTTTGGGGATCTCGATCAGACGCAAAAGAGCTTTTCGTACAACGGAGATCTGGAGTTTAATGAATTTGATCTCGGCGGCAGTAAGCATAGATTTATCACAGGCTTTGAGTTTAAAAAGCAAGAGGCTAAATTTAACGTAAAAAAAGAGTTTATGACCGCTGGCGGAATAGCACCGCTACCTGCGGGTGTAAATACTTGCGATCCGAATGACGAGCTCTGCTCGATAGACGATTCTTTTGCGAGGCGTGGTAGAAGCGGCCAGTTTTTTACGCGAAAAAGCTATTACAAGGGCAATACCAAGGTGGATATGAAGAGCTTGGCGGTTTATCTGGAGGATGAGATAAAAATCGGTGATCTTACCTTGCGACCGGGCGTAAGATTAAATAGGGACGATTATATGAAGCAAACGACTGCGGCGCCGAGATTTAACAGCTACTACGATATTTTTGGCGACGGCGATTCGATCCTTAGCTTCGGTGCAAACCGCTACTACGGGCGCAATCTCTTTACCTACAAATTAAGAGAAGGTCGAGAGGGTCTTGCCACTACCTACACACGCCCGCGCAATGCCTACACGCAAAACTGGACGCAACTGCCAAAAGACCCGTCTCTAACTAAATTTAACGAGCTAAGGGTGCCTTATGAGGATGAGCTGGTATTCGGGGCAAAACAAAAGCTTGGGAATTTTGAGTTTTTCGGCAAATATGTAAGCCGCAAGGGCAGGGATCAGATCATCAAATCTACGCGAAGAGATCTAGGTCTAGCGCCGAATCCGAACTACCAAAACAACTATCAAACCTTTACTAATGACGGCAGAAGCGAAAATAAAATTTTAACCTTCGGCGTTAAAACGATCGATGATTATGAGGCCTTCGGTACGCTAAATGGCTTTGAGCTGGGCTTTGAGCACATCAAGATGAAAACGAACAACACCCTTTATGACATATCGCTTGATAGAGAAACGCTCGAAGATGAAAAGATCGTCGAATACGACGGCAGGCTGATGAGGCTATCGGAGCTTCCGGCGCAGGACTATGCTAGGCCTTGGACTGCGAGCCTAAACATCATCACGAAAATTCCAAGCTACGGTATCAGTGTGAATAACTTTCTATCGTTTAAAGGCTCGCAAGAAGCGATCGCTCGCACCGGCAGGACGCCTGCGGGCAAGTATCCTGCTAGATACGATAAATACGAAAAGGTAAATCTCGGCAAAAGCTACAGCTGGGATGCGCGCATCGGATACGCTAAAAAGATGGCGGGCGAGGTGGAATTTTTTACGAATTTAGACATTTACAACGTCCTAAATAAGCGCAACAAAGCAAGACTTAGCAGCGACACCTCGCTCGATCTAGTCTATGAGGCGGGCAGGCAGTTTTGGCTGGAAGCGGGCATTCGGTGGTAG
- a CDS encoding Dyp-type peroxidase, translating to MSEEKSCACAHVKSQNVTDAPGNNTVFMIWRFNADKTACKKAFEGLCALVINLNKTAVTRFGAASETSCVLGVGFEAWKMLDLPKPLPKELKNFEEIRGDKHIAPATGGDIHIHIRAANQAVCYDMASEIRAALKDVATCEEEICGFKYYDGRAIIGFVDGTENPQGADRDFFAKVGDEDAAYKGGSYLFVQKYIHDMSAWNAAGVAEQERVIGRSKQNDIEMSEEIKPSNSHSAAANVGDDKKVVRDNMPFMQGGETGTYFIAYASTFSTLELMLESMFIGRPRGNYDRLLDFSTAKTGALFFAPTFDMLQAYSAE from the coding sequence ATGAGTGAAGAAAAAAGTTGCGCCTGTGCGCATGTCAAATCCCAAAACGTAACCGACGCGCCCGGCAACAACACCGTGTTTATGATCTGGCGCTTTAACGCAGACAAAACTGCCTGCAAAAAGGCTTTCGAGGGTCTTTGCGCTCTGGTGATAAATTTAAACAAAACCGCCGTTACGAGATTCGGCGCGGCTAGCGAGACGAGTTGCGTGCTGGGCGTGGGTTTTGAGGCTTGGAAAATGCTAGACCTGCCGAAGCCTTTGCCGAAAGAGCTAAAAAATTTCGAAGAGATTAGGGGCGATAAACACATCGCGCCCGCTACCGGAGGCGATATCCATATCCACATCAGAGCGGCGAATCAAGCCGTTTGCTACGATATGGCAAGCGAGATCAGAGCCGCGCTAAAGGACGTCGCGACGTGCGAGGAGGAGATCTGCGGCTTTAAATACTACGACGGGCGCGCTATCATCGGCTTTGTGGACGGCACCGAAAATCCCCAGGGCGCAGATCGCGACTTTTTCGCCAAGGTAGGCGACGAAGATGCGGCGTATAAGGGCGGTAGCTATCTTTTCGTGCAAAAATATATCCACGATATGAGCGCGTGGAACGCCGCGGGCGTCGCCGAGCAGGAGCGCGTCATCGGGCGTAGCAAACAAAACGACATCGAGATGAGCGAGGAGATCAAGCCTAGCAACTCGCACTCCGCCGCAGCCAACGTCGGCGACGATAAAAAGGTCGTGCGCGACAATATGCCGTTTATGCAAGGCGGCGAGACGGGAACCTACTTCATCGCCTACGCAAGCACCTTTAGCACGCTGGAGCTGATGCTTGAGAGTATGTTTATCGGCCGACCGCGAGGCAACTACGACCGGCTACTAGATTTTAGCACGGCAAAGACGGGCGCGCTGTTTTTCGCTCCGACCTTCGATATGCTGCAGGCTTATAGCGCAGAGTAA
- a CDS encoding efflux transporter outer membrane subunit, whose product MKINNALLSALTLGILLCGCNFKPVTPQKQTGFKADYASTNVSTQWWKSFNDPQLDALIQSALEQNSDLQTALNNVEYARVNLGLSKLEYLPNVNLSGSAVRQNNFGNQPDRNSHGAYQIGAVLSYEIDLWGRVRNSVDSARSRFNATKYDYETAKNTITSTVATTYFTLLALKQQEKILKDSLKSYQDTQNYRKKQLDAGAVSEIVFYQAKAAVQSAEASLISVQNQLSAAQTSLNILTGKSYDEILRGTAQTAAKMPSAPQIPSGIPSDVILHRPDVASSLENLRASNFLVGVAKAGYFPTFSLTGSAGYASGEFDRLFTASASTWSIGGSLVGPLLDFGRQKRRVELANLEQNASFIAYDKALKTAFGDVRDALVGVQNAKLRQASLADLVASQSKIYSNASSRYQAGYSDHLEFLDSQRNLLSAQLNKVQADLDVLSATVNAYKALGGGFSIEDSEIKALLGAEKDVQPNMSAFPKDRIFN is encoded by the coding sequence ATGAAAATAAATAACGCTCTTTTAAGCGCCTTGACGCTTGGAATTTTACTCTGCGGTTGCAACTTCAAGCCCGTTACGCCGCAAAAACAGACCGGCTTTAAGGCGGATTACGCGAGCACGAACGTTAGCACGCAGTGGTGGAAAAGCTTTAACGATCCGCAGCTAGACGCCCTGATCCAAAGCGCGCTGGAGCAAAATTCCGACTTGCAAACCGCACTGAATAACGTCGAGTATGCGCGCGTAAATTTAGGGCTAAGCAAGCTTGAATACCTGCCGAATGTAAATTTAAGCGGCAGCGCGGTGCGCCAAAATAATTTCGGCAACCAGCCTGATCGCAACTCCCACGGCGCGTATCAGATCGGCGCCGTGCTAAGCTACGAGATCGATCTTTGGGGACGCGTGCGCAACAGCGTAGATTCGGCGCGATCTCGATTTAATGCGACGAAATACGACTACGAAACCGCTAAAAATACGATTACTAGCACGGTTGCGACGACCTATTTTACGCTACTAGCATTAAAGCAGCAGGAGAAAATTTTAAAAGACAGCCTAAAAAGCTATCAAGATACGCAAAACTACCGCAAAAAGCAGCTCGATGCGGGCGCAGTTAGCGAGATCGTATTTTATCAGGCCAAAGCTGCGGTCCAAAGCGCCGAGGCAAGCCTGATAAGCGTGCAAAATCAGCTCTCCGCGGCGCAGACCTCGCTAAATATCCTAACGGGCAAGAGTTATGATGAAATTTTGCGCGGCACGGCGCAGACCGCCGCGAAAATGCCTAGCGCTCCGCAGATTCCAAGCGGAATCCCAAGCGACGTGATCCTACACCGCCCCGACGTCGCAAGCTCGCTCGAAAATCTGCGCGCAAGCAACTTCTTAGTGGGCGTCGCCAAGGCGGGCTACTTCCCTACCTTCTCGCTTACGGGCTCGGCGGGATACGCAAGCGGCGAGTTCGACAGGCTGTTTACCGCAAGCGCGAGCACGTGGAGCATCGGCGGCTCGCTCGTAGGGCCGCTACTTGACTTCGGCCGCCAAAAAAGGCGCGTAGAGCTTGCGAATTTAGAGCAAAACGCGAGCTTCATCGCATACGACAAAGCTCTTAAAACCGCTTTCGGCGACGTTCGCGACGCGCTTGTAGGCGTGCAAAACGCCAAACTAAGACAGGCAAGCCTCGCCGATCTCGTCGCTTCGCAGAGCAAAATTTATTCAAACGCCTCGAGCAGGTATCAGGCGGGCTACAGCGACCATCTGGAGTTTTTGGATTCACAGCGAAACCTGCTTAGCGCGCAGCTAAATAAAGTGCAGGCAGATCTTGACGTGCTAAGCGCGACAGTAAACGCCTACAAGGCGCTCGGCGGCGGCTTTAGCATCGAGGATAGCGAAATAAAGGCGCTTCTAGGCGCGGAGAAGGACGTGCAGCCCAATATGTCCGCCTTCCCGAAAGATAGAATTTTTAATTAG
- a CDS encoding efflux RND transporter permease subunit gives MFSKFFINRPVFACVVSIIIVIAGVLALKNSSVEEYPQLTPPQIVVSATYSGADAQTIADVVAAPLENAINGVENMIYMESSASSSGSVSINVYFQIGTNPADAKVNVNNRVTPALTLLPDEVRRYGVTVTERSSTMLEVLAFYDPSEQMDVVEMQNYVAINVVDELKRVPGVGEAQALGTKDYAMRIWVKPELLKKFNVTTAEIIAAISEQNSQYAAGKMGEQPMNLGNPYVYAIKPEGRLKTVEEFENIIIRAQKDGNFLRVKDVAEVKLGGASYNISAKFNGKEMVPVLIFMQSGANALAVVEAVNKRIDELKPNFPGELTYDVAYDTTSFVKVSIEEVIHTFIEALILVILVMYMFLGNIRSTIIPTLAAPVSICGAFIGIYAFGFSINLITLFALILAIGIVVDDAIIVIENVERILHEEPDLSVKEATTKAMGEIVAPVISIVLVLSAVFVPVAFMEGFTGVMQRQFALTLVASVCFSGFVALTLTPALCALILQKKESEPFFFVRWFNNLFSASTKIYAAGVGMVLRHVLISLVFVGIIIYAMIELLKITPTGLVPNEDKGSIMAMTTLPSASTLPRTEADQNFIASIVKKHPNIVDITQIAGYDMLAGALRENGGAFFMKLKDWKERPGDENSNFAIAAALNGELYGADRNSMTYVVTPPPIMGLSLTGGFELYAQSTTGKSYDEIRADMDRVTAKANQHPALKLVRTTLDTDFPQYKLYIDKEKVKMLGVKIADIFTVLNSTIGQYYINDFNLMGRTFKVYIRATQNYRDDPNDLKSLYVRNASGDLIALNSLVRLERSLGPDSVNRFNAFPAAQIMGEPNTGYTSGQAIAAIQEVIKEELPSGYSIGWAGSAYQEVSETGKGAQAFVFGMIFVFLILAAQYERWLMPLAVLTAVPFSVFGALVFTYLRGLNNDIYFQIGLLLLIGLAAKNAILIVEFAMNEHLNNHRSIADAAIEAAKMRFRPIVMTSLAFGLGVLPMVIATGAGAASRHALGTGVVGGMLAASTIAIFFVPLFFYLLESFNAWLDRRGKKVQTNEVNDENK, from the coding sequence ATGTTTTCTAAATTTTTCATCAACCGCCCCGTTTTTGCCTGCGTCGTTTCGATCATCATCGTAATCGCGGGCGTTTTGGCTCTTAAAAATTCCTCCGTCGAGGAGTATCCGCAACTCACGCCGCCGCAAATCGTCGTTAGCGCTACATATAGCGGCGCGGATGCACAGACGATAGCCGACGTCGTCGCAGCCCCTCTTGAAAACGCAATCAATGGCGTTGAAAATATGATCTATATGGAAAGCTCAGCAAGCTCCTCGGGCTCTGTTAGTATCAACGTATATTTTCAAATCGGCACAAATCCAGCAGATGCGAAAGTCAATGTAAACAACCGCGTCACGCCAGCTCTTACGCTACTTCCCGATGAAGTGCGCCGCTACGGCGTAACCGTCACCGAGCGTAGCAGCACGATGCTGGAAGTGCTCGCGTTTTACGATCCTAGCGAGCAGATGGATGTCGTAGAGATGCAAAACTACGTAGCTATCAACGTCGTAGATGAGCTAAAACGCGTGCCGGGCGTCGGAGAGGCTCAGGCGCTGGGCACGAAAGATTATGCGATGAGGATCTGGGTAAAGCCCGAACTGCTTAAGAAATTTAACGTTACGACCGCCGAGATAATCGCCGCAATAAGCGAGCAAAATAGCCAATACGCCGCGGGTAAGATGGGCGAGCAGCCGATGAACTTAGGCAATCCCTACGTCTATGCGATCAAGCCTGAGGGTCGTTTAAAAACCGTCGAAGAGTTTGAAAATATCATCATACGCGCGCAAAAAGATGGGAATTTCTTGCGCGTAAAAGATGTCGCCGAGGTCAAACTTGGCGGCGCAAGCTACAATATCTCGGCGAAATTTAACGGTAAAGAGATGGTGCCTGTGCTTATCTTTATGCAAAGTGGCGCCAACGCCCTAGCCGTAGTTGAAGCGGTAAATAAGCGCATAGACGAGCTTAAACCAAATTTCCCAGGCGAGCTGACCTACGACGTCGCCTACGATACGACGAGTTTCGTAAAGGTCTCTATCGAGGAGGTTATACACACCTTTATCGAAGCGCTGATTTTGGTTATTTTGGTTATGTATATGTTTCTGGGCAATATCCGCTCTACGATCATCCCGACGCTCGCCGCTCCGGTATCGATCTGCGGCGCGTTTATAGGAATTTACGCCTTTGGATTTTCTATAAATTTAATCACTCTCTTTGCGCTCATCCTTGCTATCGGTATCGTCGTGGATGATGCGATCATCGTAATCGAAAACGTAGAGAGAATTTTGCACGAAGAACCGGATCTTAGCGTCAAAGAAGCCACCACGAAAGCGATGGGCGAGATCGTAGCGCCCGTCATCTCGATCGTGCTCGTGCTTTCGGCGGTTTTCGTGCCGGTTGCGTTTATGGAGGGCTTTACTGGGGTTATGCAGAGGCAATTTGCATTAACGCTCGTAGCTTCGGTGTGTTTTTCAGGCTTCGTAGCCCTTACGCTGACGCCCGCGCTTTGCGCCCTGATCTTGCAAAAAAAGGAATCCGAGCCATTTTTCTTCGTAAGATGGTTTAATAATCTTTTTAGCGCTTCGACCAAAATTTACGCGGCGGGCGTCGGCATGGTTCTGCGCCACGTACTAATCAGCCTCGTTTTTGTGGGCATCATCATCTATGCGATGATAGAGCTTCTTAAAATTACCCCTACCGGCCTGGTGCCTAACGAGGACAAGGGTTCGATTATGGCGATGACTACGCTTCCGTCGGCATCTACGCTGCCTAGGACGGAAGCCGATCAAAATTTCATCGCAAGCATCGTCAAAAAACATCCAAACATCGTGGATATAACCCAAATCGCGGGATACGATATGTTAGCCGGAGCGCTCAGAGAAAACGGCGGAGCGTTTTTTATGAAGCTAAAAGACTGGAAAGAACGCCCCGGCGATGAAAATTCCAACTTCGCCATAGCTGCCGCGCTAAACGGCGAGCTCTACGGCGCGGATCGCAACTCGATGACCTACGTCGTCACGCCGCCGCCTATCATGGGTCTTTCACTTACGGGTGGATTTGAGCTCTACGCGCAAAGCACGACGGGCAAAAGCTACGATGAAATTCGCGCCGATATGGATCGCGTAACTGCCAAAGCCAATCAGCACCCCGCTTTAAAGCTCGTGCGAACGACGCTGGATACCGATTTCCCGCAGTATAAGCTCTATATAGATAAAGAGAAGGTAAAAATGCTAGGCGTTAAGATAGCCGACATTTTCACCGTGCTAAATTCCACCATCGGGCAGTATTATATCAACGACTTTAACCTTATGGGGCGCACGTTTAAGGTCTATATCCGCGCTACGCAAAACTACAGAGACGATCCTAACGATCTAAAATCGCTCTACGTCCGCAACGCTAGCGGCGATCTGATCGCGTTAAATTCTTTAGTGAGGCTTGAGCGCTCGCTGGGTCCTGATTCCGTTAATAGATTTAATGCCTTCCCGGCAGCGCAGATTATGGGTGAGCCAAACACGGGCTACACCTCGGGTCAGGCGATCGCAGCGATCCAAGAGGTTATAAAAGAGGAACTTCCTAGCGGATATTCGATCGGCTGGGCGGGCTCCGCGTATCAAGAGGTCAGCGAGACGGGCAAGGGCGCGCAGGCATTCGTATTCGGAATGATCTTCGTGTTTTTGATCCTGGCGGCTCAATACGAAAGGTGGCTCATGCCGCTTGCCGTACTTACCGCCGTGCCGTTTTCGGTATTCGGCGCGCTCGTATTTACATATTTGCGCGGGCTGAATAACGACATATATTTTCAGATCGGACTTTTGCTTCTAATCGGTCTGGCAGCGAAAAACGCGATTTTGATCGTGGAATTTGCGATGAACGAGCACCTAAATAATCATCGCTCTATCGCCGATGCCGCCATAGAAGCCGCCAAGATGAGGTTCCGCCCTATCGTGATGACGAGCCTTGCGTTCGGTCTTGGCGTGCTTCCGATGGTTATCGCCACCGGCGCGGGCGCTGCCAGCCGCCACGCGCTGGGAACCGGCGTAGTAGGCGGAATGCTCGCGGCATCTACAATCGCGATCTTTTTCGTGCCGCTGTTTTTCTACCTGCTCGAAAGCTTCAACGCTTGGCTTGATAGACGCGGCAAAAAAGTCCAAACTAACGAGGTGAACGATGAAAATAAATAA